A single Perca flavescens isolate YP-PL-M2 chromosome 2, PFLA_1.0, whole genome shotgun sequence DNA region contains:
- the pvalb7 gene encoding parvalbumin-7 — MSMTDLLKAEEIKKALEAFAGETFDPKKFFEMVGMKAMSAENVKKVFQVLDVDGSGFIEEEELKFVLKGFSKEGRDLTDSETTAFLKAADKDGDGKIGIDEFEIMVHE; from the exons ATGTCGATGACAGATCTGTTGAAAGCCGAGGAGATCAAGAAAGCTCTTGAAGCCTTTGCAG GAGAAACATTCGACCCTAAAAAGTTCTTTGAAATGGTGGGAATGAAGGCCATGTCAGCTGAAAACGTCAAGAAGGTCTTCCAGGTTCTGGATGTGGACGGTAGCGGCTtcatagaggaggaggagctcaA GTTTGTACTGAAGGGCTTTTCCAAGGAAGGCCGAGATCTAACTGACTCTGAGACAACAGCATTCCTCAAAGCCGCAGACAAAGATGGAGACGGCAAGATTGGCATTGACG agtttgaaaTCATGGTGCATGAGTAG